One window of Streptomyces sp. FIT100 genomic DNA carries:
- a CDS encoding siderophore-interacting protein produces the protein MTAAAAAPFRFFPLQVVRTRRLGPSLIRVTFGGGTSQAEGSGGAALKDFASGGRDQSLSLFLPHPGQEAPVVPVPEDGDMYAALGAWRALPDDVRAVMRSYTVREQRPDAGAHGEVDIDFAVHTDGGPACRWAQKASCGDRVTVLGPAVADNTAVRFRLPGDADSVLLWADETALPAASAILESLPAGIRAQVWLEVPYAEDRLEPQTAADATVTWLVRAEGAPSAVDAVRAAGFAGAAPYAWIAGESGSVKALRRHLVNERGLDRRRVTFVGYWRRGLSEDALRETPDDDA, from the coding sequence ATGACGGCAGCCGCAGCCGCCCCGTTCCGTTTCTTTCCTCTCCAGGTCGTACGGACGCGGCGGCTCGGCCCGTCACTGATCCGTGTCACCTTCGGTGGGGGCACCTCCCAGGCCGAAGGCTCTGGGGGAGCAGCCCTCAAGGACTTCGCCTCCGGAGGCCGCGACCAGTCCCTCTCCCTCTTCCTGCCGCATCCCGGCCAGGAGGCCCCGGTCGTGCCGGTGCCGGAGGACGGGGACATGTACGCCGCGCTCGGCGCCTGGCGTGCGCTGCCGGACGACGTGCGGGCCGTGATGCGCTCGTACACCGTGCGGGAGCAGCGACCGGACGCCGGTGCACACGGCGAGGTCGACATCGACTTCGCCGTCCACACGGACGGCGGCCCGGCCTGCCGCTGGGCGCAGAAGGCTTCCTGCGGTGACCGCGTCACCGTCCTGGGCCCCGCGGTCGCGGACAACACGGCCGTGCGCTTCCGGCTGCCCGGCGACGCCGACTCCGTGCTCCTGTGGGCCGACGAGACGGCGCTGCCCGCCGCCTCGGCGATTCTGGAGTCGCTGCCGGCCGGGATCCGCGCACAGGTATGGCTCGAAGTCCCGTACGCCGAGGACCGGTTGGAGCCGCAGACCGCGGCCGACGCGACCGTCACCTGGCTGGTGCGGGCGGAGGGCGCGCCCTCGGCCGTCGACGCGGTGCGCGCCGCCGGCTTCGCCGGTGCCGCTCCGTACGCCTGGATCGCCGGCGAGTCCGGCTCGGTCAAGGCGCTGCGCCGTCATCTGGTGAACGAGCGCGGACTGGACCGCCGCCGTGTCACGTTCGTCGGCTACTGGCGCAGGGGCCTCAGCGAGGACGCCCTGCGCGAGACCCCCGACGACGATGCCTGA
- a CDS encoding GNAT family N-acetyltransferase, translating to MSTTAPALGTFSVRPLDPIADAELLHGWVTHPKAAFWMMQEAALHDVEREYMAIAAAEHHDALIGLHDGEPAFLMERYDPRHVELVGLYEPEPGDVGMHFLVAPTETPVHGFTRAVITAVMRELFADPATRRVVVEPDVANKAVHALNEAVGFVPDREIQKPEKKALLSFCTREQFEAAVGSDPR from the coding sequence ATGAGCACCACCGCCCCCGCCCTGGGGACGTTCTCCGTCCGTCCCCTCGATCCGATCGCGGACGCCGAGCTGCTGCACGGCTGGGTCACCCACCCCAAGGCCGCGTTCTGGATGATGCAGGAAGCCGCACTGCACGACGTCGAGCGCGAGTACATGGCGATCGCGGCCGCCGAGCACCACGACGCGCTCATCGGTCTGCACGACGGCGAGCCCGCGTTCCTGATGGAGCGGTACGACCCGCGCCATGTCGAGCTCGTCGGGCTGTACGAGCCCGAGCCCGGCGACGTCGGCATGCACTTCCTGGTCGCCCCGACCGAGACCCCGGTCCACGGCTTCACCCGTGCCGTGATCACCGCGGTGATGCGCGAACTGTTCGCGGACCCCGCGACGCGCCGCGTCGTCGTCGAGCCGGACGTGGCGAACAAGGCCGTGCACGCGCTCAACGAGGCGGTCGGCTTCGTCCCTGACCGGGAGATCCAGAAGCCCGAGAAGAAGGCGCTGCTGAGCTTCTGCACACGTGAGCAGTTCGAGGCGGCCGTGGGGAGTGATCCGCGATGA
- a CDS encoding lysine N(6)-hydroxylase/L-ornithine N(5)-oxygenase family protein, translated as MSTLPDHRDIHDFIGIGLGPFNLGLACLTEPIDGLNGVFLESKPDFEWHSGMFLEGAHLQTPFMSDLVTLADPTSPFSFLNYLKENGRLYSFYIRENFYPLRTEYNDYCRWAAAKLSSIRFNTTVTTVSYEADDELYAVTTADGSVLWARRLVLGTGTPPYIPDACQDLGGDFTHNSRYLPAKEELQKKKSITLVGSGQSAAEIYYDLLAEIDVHGYALNWVTRSPRFFPLEYTKLTLEMTSPEYIDYFRALPETTRYRLEAEQKNLFKGIDGELINEIFDLLYQKNLKGPVPTRLLTNTALHTASYENGTYTLGLRQEEQEKDFEIHTEGLILATGYKYATPAFLEPVHDRIRWDGQGRFDVARNYAIDTTGRGIFLQNAGVHTHSITSPDLGMGAYRNAYIIRELLGSEYYPVEKTIAFQEFAV; from the coding sequence TTGTCCACGCTTCCTGATCACCGTGACATCCACGATTTCATCGGTATCGGACTCGGTCCGTTCAACCTCGGCCTCGCCTGCCTGACCGAGCCCATCGACGGACTGAACGGTGTCTTCCTGGAGTCCAAGCCGGACTTCGAGTGGCACTCGGGGATGTTCCTCGAAGGCGCCCACCTCCAGACGCCGTTCATGTCGGACCTCGTCACGCTCGCCGACCCGACGTCCCCGTTCTCCTTCCTCAACTACCTGAAGGAGAACGGCCGGCTGTACTCGTTCTACATCCGCGAGAACTTCTACCCGCTGCGAACCGAGTACAACGACTACTGCCGCTGGGCCGCCGCCAAGCTGAGCAGCATCCGCTTCAACACGACGGTGACGACGGTCTCCTACGAGGCCGACGACGAGCTGTACGCGGTCACCACCGCCGACGGCTCCGTCCTGTGGGCCCGCCGGCTCGTCCTGGGCACCGGCACCCCGCCGTACATCCCGGACGCCTGCCAGGACCTCGGCGGCGACTTCACCCACAACTCGCGCTACCTCCCGGCCAAGGAGGAGCTCCAGAAGAAGAAGTCGATCACCCTCGTCGGCAGCGGCCAGAGCGCGGCGGAGATCTACTACGACCTGCTCGCCGAGATCGACGTCCACGGCTACGCGCTGAACTGGGTCACCCGCTCCCCGCGGTTCTTCCCGCTGGAGTACACCAAGCTGACCCTGGAGATGACCTCCCCCGAGTACATCGACTACTTCCGCGCACTGCCGGAGACCACCCGCTACCGGCTCGAAGCGGAGCAGAAGAACCTCTTCAAGGGCATCGACGGGGAGCTGATCAACGAGATCTTCGACCTGCTCTACCAGAAGAACCTCAAGGGCCCCGTCCCGACCCGGCTGCTCACCAACACCGCGCTCCACACGGCCTCGTACGAGAACGGCACGTACACCCTGGGGCTGCGCCAGGAGGAGCAGGAGAAGGACTTCGAGATCCACACCGAGGGCCTGATCCTGGCCACCGGCTACAAGTACGCCACCCCCGCCTTCCTGGAGCCGGTGCACGACCGGATCCGCTGGGACGGCCAGGGCCGCTTCGACGTCGCCCGCAACTACGCGATCGACACCACCGGGCGCGGCATCTTCCTCCAGAACGCGGGCGTGCACACGCACTCCATCACCTCGCCCGACCTGGGCATGGGCGCGTACCGCAACGCGTACATCATCCGTGAGCTGCTCGGCTCCGAGTACTACCCCGTCGAGAAGACCATCGCGTTCCAGGAGTTCGCTGTATGA
- a CDS encoding aspartate aminotransferase family protein has product MRSHLLNDTTAEHYRRSVTEGVERVANKLATTRQPFTGITPDELAPVIDAVDLDRPLGDATAALDELEQVYLRDAVYFHHPRYLGHLNCPVVIPAVLGEAVLSAVNSSLDTWDQSAGGTLIERRLIDWTTGRIGLGPAADGVFTSGGTQSNLQAMLLAREEAKTDDLSKLRIFSSECSHFSVQKSATLLGLGHDAVVSIPTDRDKRMQTVALAAELEKCRQDGLVPMAVVATAGTTDFGSIDPLPEIADLCTLYGAWMHADAAYGCGLLASPTRRHLLDGIERADSVTVDYHKSFFQPVSSSALLVRDRATLRHATYHADYLNPRPTVEVGAPPVPEGLRGRIPNQVDKSLQTTRRFDALKLWMTLRVMGADGVGQLFDEVCDLAAEGWQLLAGDPRYDVVVEPSLSTLVFRYIPEHVTSPAEIDRANLYARKALFASGEAVVAGTKVDGRQYLKFTLLNPETTVHDIAAVLDLIAGHAEQYLGENLVHAS; this is encoded by the coding sequence ATGCGCTCGCACCTGCTCAATGACACAACGGCGGAGCACTACAGGCGCTCCGTGACCGAAGGAGTCGAGCGGGTGGCGAACAAACTCGCCACGACCCGGCAGCCGTTCACCGGGATCACCCCCGACGAGCTGGCCCCGGTGATCGACGCCGTCGACCTCGACCGGCCGCTCGGCGACGCCACCGCCGCGCTCGACGAGCTGGAGCAGGTCTATCTGCGCGACGCGGTCTACTTCCACCACCCCCGCTACCTCGGCCACCTCAACTGCCCGGTCGTCATCCCCGCCGTCCTGGGCGAAGCGGTCCTCTCCGCGGTCAACTCCTCGCTCGACACCTGGGACCAGAGCGCCGGCGGCACCCTCATCGAGCGCCGCCTCATCGACTGGACCACCGGCCGGATCGGCCTCGGCCCCGCCGCCGACGGCGTCTTCACCAGCGGCGGCACGCAGTCCAACCTCCAGGCGATGCTGCTGGCCCGCGAAGAGGCCAAGACGGACGACCTGTCGAAGCTCCGCATCTTCTCCTCCGAGTGCAGCCACTTCAGCGTCCAGAAGTCCGCGACGCTGCTCGGCCTCGGCCACGACGCCGTCGTCTCGATCCCCACCGACCGGGACAAGCGGATGCAGACGGTGGCCCTCGCCGCCGAGCTGGAGAAGTGCCGGCAGGACGGGCTGGTCCCGATGGCCGTCGTCGCCACCGCCGGCACCACCGACTTCGGCTCCATCGACCCGCTTCCCGAGATCGCCGACCTGTGCACGCTGTACGGCGCCTGGATGCACGCGGACGCCGCCTACGGCTGCGGACTGCTCGCATCGCCCACCCGGCGCCACCTCCTGGACGGCATCGAGCGCGCCGACTCCGTGACCGTCGACTACCACAAGTCCTTCTTCCAGCCGGTGAGTTCCTCCGCCCTGCTGGTGCGGGACCGGGCGACGCTGCGCCACGCCACGTACCACGCGGACTACCTCAACCCCCGGCCAACGGTGGAGGTGGGGGCACCTCCCGTGCCCGAAGGGCTACGGGGGAGGATTCCGAACCAGGTCGACAAGTCACTCCAGACCACGCGCCGCTTCGACGCGCTCAAGCTGTGGATGACCCTGCGCGTCATGGGCGCCGACGGGGTCGGGCAGCTCTTCGACGAGGTCTGCGACCTCGCGGCCGAGGGCTGGCAGCTGCTCGCCGGCGACCCGCGCTACGACGTCGTCGTGGAGCCGAGCCTGTCCACCCTCGTCTTCCGCTACATCCCGGAGCACGTCACCTCCCCCGCCGAGATCGACCGGGCCAACCTCTACGCCCGCAAGGCCCTGTTCGCCTCCGGCGAGGCCGTCGTCGCCGGGACGAAGGTCGACGGCCGCCAGTACCTGAAATTCACCCTGCTGAACCCCGAGACGACCGTGCACGACATCGCCGCCGTCCTCGATCTGATAGCCGGCCACGCCGAGCAGTACCTTGGAGAGAACCTTGTCCACGCTTCCTGA
- a CDS encoding beta-N-acetylhexosaminidase translates to MRQHRTLPRLLGSLLLVAAAGISCVGAAPAPAQGAPQTAAARPLGEIVPAPASVRPAGAPYALTPATRIRVDDDSREARRIGAYLASVLRPSTGYPLPVTDDGHGRGGIRLSLGSRDRSLGEEGYRLESGRDGVTITARGPAGLFHGVQTLRQLLPAAVEKDTRQAGPWQVPGGTITDTPRYGHRGAMLDVSRHFFTVDQVKLYIDQLALYKINKLHLHLSDDQGWRIAIDSWPRLATYGGSTQVGGGPGGHYTKAQYKEILAHAASRYLEVVPEIDMPGHTNAALASYAELNCDGVAPPLYTGTSVGFSSLCVPKAVTYDFIDDVVRELAALTPGRYLHIGGDEAHSTSHEDYVAFMDKAQAVVGTYGKTVVGWHQLTGAVPAKGAIAQYWGLDGTGAAEKEQVARAARNGTKLILSPADRIYLDMKYTKDTPLGLAWAGYVEVQRAYDWDPGAYLPGAPASAIAGVEAPLWSETVSTSDHIEFMAFPRLPGVAELGWSPASTHDWDAYKVRLAAQGPRMAALGIDYYRSPQVPWPAG, encoded by the coding sequence GTGAGACAGCACAGAACGTTGCCCCGCCTCCTCGGTTCGCTGCTGCTCGTCGCCGCGGCGGGCATCTCCTGCGTCGGAGCGGCCCCCGCCCCCGCGCAGGGCGCCCCGCAGACCGCGGCCGCCAGACCGCTCGGCGAGATCGTGCCCGCCCCGGCCTCCGTACGGCCCGCCGGCGCCCCGTACGCCCTCACCCCCGCGACCCGCATCCGCGTCGACGACGACTCGCGCGAGGCGCGCCGCATCGGCGCGTACCTCGCCTCCGTGCTGCGCCCGTCCACCGGCTACCCGCTGCCCGTCACCGACGACGGCCACGGCCGCGGCGGCATCCGGCTCTCGCTCGGCTCGCGCGACAGGAGCCTGGGGGAGGAGGGGTACCGGCTGGAGTCCGGCCGCGACGGGGTCACCATCACCGCCCGTGGACCGGCCGGCCTCTTCCACGGTGTCCAGACCCTCCGCCAACTGCTGCCCGCCGCCGTCGAGAAGGACACCCGGCAGGCCGGCCCCTGGCAGGTCCCGGGCGGGACGATCACCGATACCCCGCGCTACGGCCACCGCGGCGCGATGCTCGACGTCTCCCGGCACTTCTTCACCGTCGACCAGGTCAAGCTCTACATCGACCAGCTCGCGCTCTACAAGATCAACAAACTGCATCTGCACCTCTCCGACGACCAGGGCTGGCGCATCGCCATCGACTCCTGGCCGCGCCTCGCCACCTACGGCGGCTCCACCCAGGTCGGCGGCGGGCCCGGCGGCCACTACACCAAGGCCCAGTACAAGGAGATCCTCGCCCACGCCGCGTCCCGCTACCTCGAAGTGGTCCCGGAGATCGACATGCCGGGGCACACCAACGCCGCCCTCGCCTCGTACGCGGAGCTCAACTGCGACGGCGTCGCCCCGCCGCTCTACACGGGCACGAGCGTCGGCTTCAGCTCGCTGTGCGTGCCGAAGGCCGTGACGTACGACTTCATCGACGACGTCGTGCGCGAGCTGGCCGCGCTCACCCCCGGCAGGTATCTGCACATCGGCGGTGACGAGGCACACTCCACCAGCCACGAGGACTATGTCGCGTTCATGGACAAGGCGCAGGCCGTCGTCGGCACGTACGGCAAGACGGTGGTCGGCTGGCACCAGCTGACCGGGGCGGTCCCCGCCAAGGGCGCGATCGCCCAGTACTGGGGCCTGGACGGCACCGGCGCCGCCGAGAAGGAGCAGGTCGCCCGGGCGGCGCGGAACGGCACCAAGCTGATCCTGTCGCCCGCCGACCGGATCTACCTCGACATGAAGTACACCAAGGACACCCCGCTGGGCCTGGCCTGGGCCGGCTACGTCGAGGTGCAGCGCGCGTACGACTGGGACCCGGGGGCGTATCTGCCCGGTGCGCCCGCCTCCGCGATCGCCGGGGTCGAGGCGCCGCTCTGGTCGGAGACCGTCTCGACCAGCGACCACATCGAGTTCATGGCCTTCCCGAGGCTCCCGGGGGTCGCGGAGCTCGGCTGGTCCCCGGCGTCCACGCACGACTGGGACGCGTACAAGGTGCGGCTCGCGGCGCAGGGGCCGCGGATGGCGGCGCTCGGTATCGACTACTACCGCTCGCCGCAGGTTCCCTGGCCCGCCGGGTAG
- a CDS encoding DUF4429 domain-containing protein, whose product MAEIIQKDGTWTFDGDVVRIVPGSGGKTHPVRQSLGELGVPLEALAGVAFEPGRRSGRLRLKLRDGSDPLLLAADGRLPDNGDPYRLTVENDRTGVAEYFVDELRNALLLDQVPDGPADRFLLPGPAVPVSGGGGDGTASFDGDAIRLTWNWKAEESKNASGATSFPLGDVTAVQWLPAMGLENGHLRFVMRGRNASGPAKYDPYALDLWGLSRKEHTAVLVAAAVIARLPHPSSPHALRGSGDPRQEAAPAGGPPAVAAAPSSDDHDVLLRRLRELGELHRSGILTDEEFTTAKQAVLKRM is encoded by the coding sequence ATGGCGGAAATCATCCAGAAGGACGGGACCTGGACCTTCGACGGCGATGTCGTCCGTATCGTGCCGGGCAGCGGCGGCAAGACGCATCCGGTGCGGCAGTCCCTGGGTGAACTCGGCGTTCCGCTGGAGGCGTTGGCGGGTGTCGCCTTCGAGCCGGGACGCCGCAGCGGTCGGCTGCGGCTGAAGCTGCGCGACGGCAGCGACCCTCTGCTGCTGGCCGCCGACGGCCGGCTGCCGGACAACGGCGACCCGTACCGGCTGACCGTGGAGAACGACCGGACGGGCGTGGCCGAGTACTTCGTGGACGAGCTGCGCAACGCCCTGCTGCTCGACCAGGTTCCGGACGGGCCGGCGGACCGCTTCCTGCTGCCGGGCCCGGCCGTCCCCGTCTCGGGCGGCGGGGGCGACGGCACCGCCTCCTTCGACGGCGACGCGATCCGGCTCACCTGGAACTGGAAGGCCGAGGAGTCCAAGAACGCGTCGGGTGCCACATCCTTCCCGCTCGGGGACGTGACGGCGGTGCAGTGGCTTCCGGCGATGGGTCTGGAGAACGGCCATCTGCGCTTCGTGATGCGCGGCAGGAACGCCTCGGGCCCGGCCAAGTACGACCCGTACGCCCTCGATCTGTGGGGACTGTCCCGCAAGGAGCACACCGCCGTCCTGGTCGCCGCCGCCGTGATCGCCCGGCTTCCGCATCCGAGCTCCCCCCACGCCCTGCGGGGGTCGGGGGACCCCCGGCAGGAAGCGGCGCCGGCGGGCGGGCCGCCCGCCGTGGCCGCGGCTCCCAGCTCCGACGATCATGATGTGCTGCTGCGGCGGCTGCGCGAGCTCGGTGAGCTCCACCGAAGCGGGATCCTGACCGACGAGGAGTTCACCACGGCCAAGCAGGCCGTACTCAAACGCATGTAA
- a CDS encoding ABC transporter substrate-binding protein, giving the protein MPNARASHLTRRGLLAAGGALGLGAALTACGGESKSDSSADAKSGPWEFKDDRGQTAKAKSTPKNIVAFTGAAAALHDFGIEVKAVFGPTYVEDKAKGTKTPDVQAGDLDIDKVKVLGNVWGEFNVEQYAATAPELLVTDMWEKNALWYVPDQSKDKILKLAPSVALWASDLSMPKVLQRHVELAESLGADVKGKKVTDAKAAFEKAAARLRAAAKAKPEIKVLVGSASADLFYISAPERPTDTLYFKELGVNFVTPTKLDQGGWFESLSWENVDKYKADVIMMDNRASAIQPDALKSKPTWAQLPAVKAGQVVPRVTEPIYSYEKCTPILNDLAEAIENAKKVA; this is encoded by the coding sequence ATGCCCAACGCCCGCGCTTCCCATCTCACCCGTCGCGGTCTGCTTGCCGCGGGCGGCGCCCTCGGGCTCGGCGCCGCACTGACCGCCTGCGGTGGCGAGTCGAAGAGCGACTCGTCGGCCGACGCCAAGTCCGGTCCGTGGGAGTTCAAGGACGACCGCGGCCAGACGGCCAAGGCGAAGTCCACTCCGAAGAACATCGTGGCCTTCACCGGCGCCGCCGCCGCGCTCCACGACTTCGGCATCGAGGTCAAGGCCGTCTTCGGCCCGACGTACGTCGAGGACAAGGCGAAGGGCACCAAGACCCCCGACGTCCAGGCCGGCGACCTCGACATCGACAAGGTCAAGGTTCTCGGCAATGTCTGGGGCGAGTTCAACGTCGAGCAGTACGCGGCGACCGCCCCCGAGCTGCTCGTCACCGACATGTGGGAGAAGAACGCCCTCTGGTACGTGCCGGACCAGTCCAAGGACAAGATCCTCAAGCTGGCCCCGAGCGTCGCCCTGTGGGCCTCCGACCTGTCCATGCCGAAGGTGCTCCAGCGCCACGTCGAGCTGGCCGAGTCGCTGGGCGCCGATGTGAAGGGCAAGAAGGTCACCGACGCCAAGGCCGCCTTCGAGAAGGCCGCCGCCCGGCTGCGCGCGGCCGCCAAGGCCAAGCCCGAGATCAAGGTGCTCGTCGGCTCCGCCAGCGCCGACCTGTTCTACATCTCCGCGCCGGAGCGCCCGACCGACACGCTCTACTTCAAGGAGCTCGGCGTCAACTTCGTGACGCCCACCAAGCTCGACCAGGGCGGCTGGTTCGAGAGCCTCAGCTGGGAGAACGTCGACAAGTACAAGGCCGACGTCATCATGATGGACAACCGCGCCTCGGCCATCCAGCCCGACGCCCTGAAGTCCAAGCCGACCTGGGCCCAGCTGCCCGCCGTCAAGGCCGGCCAGGTCGTCCCGCGCGTCACCGAGCCGATCTACTCGTACGAGAAGTGCACGCCGATCCTCAACGACCTCGCCGAGGCCATCGAGAACGCGAAGAAGGTCGCCTGA
- a CDS encoding IucA/IucC family siderophore biosynthesis protein: MTSIDNPVDSVAHLTPELWAEANRQLIRKGLAEFAHERLLTPVPAEGSGGDRYAVASDDGRTEYRFTARRFALDHWQVLPETVTRHRDGRELPLDALEFFTELRGALGLSDEILPVYLEEISSTLSGTAYKLTKPDVPAADLAHAGFQAIETGMTEGHPCFVANNGRLGFGVHEYHRYAPEAAAPIRLLWVAAHRSRATFTSGADLGYENLLRAELGEAALARFDARLRELGLDPAEYLLMPVHPWQWWNKLSVTFAAEVAQRRLVVLGEGDDEYLAQQSIRTFFNTSDPAKHYVKTAMSVINMGFMRGLSAAYMEATPAINDWLAGLIAGDDVLKAARFSIIREHAAVGYRHLEYEAATDRFSPYRKMLAALWRESPVATLEDGERLATMASLLHVDRAGKSFAGALIGESDLAPEVWLRRYLDAYLLPVLHSFYAYDLVYMPHGENVILVIGEDGAVRRAIFKDIAEEICVMDPDAVLPPVVERVRAEVPESMKLLSIFTDVFDCFFRFLGATLATEGVVSEEAFWRTVAQCVTAYQESAPHLADKFAQYDMFADEFALSCLNRLQLRNNKQMVDLADPSGALQLVGTLENPIARFR; encoded by the coding sequence ATGACCTCCATCGACAACCCGGTCGACAGCGTCGCCCACCTCACCCCCGAGCTGTGGGCCGAGGCCAACCGGCAGCTGATCCGCAAGGGGCTCGCCGAGTTCGCCCACGAGCGGCTGCTCACCCCCGTGCCGGCCGAAGGCTCCGGGGGAGACCGGTACGCGGTGGCGAGCGACGACGGCAGGACCGAGTACCGGTTCACGGCCCGCCGCTTCGCCCTCGACCACTGGCAGGTACTCCCCGAGACGGTCACCCGCCACCGCGACGGCCGTGAACTCCCCCTGGACGCCCTGGAGTTCTTCACCGAACTGCGCGGCGCGCTCGGGCTGTCCGACGAGATCCTGCCGGTCTACCTGGAGGAGATCTCCTCCACCCTGTCCGGTACGGCCTACAAGCTCACCAAGCCCGACGTCCCCGCCGCGGACCTCGCCCACGCCGGCTTCCAGGCCATCGAGACCGGGATGACCGAGGGCCACCCCTGCTTCGTCGCCAACAACGGACGGCTCGGCTTCGGCGTCCACGAGTACCACCGGTACGCCCCCGAGGCCGCGGCCCCAATCCGGCTGCTGTGGGTCGCCGCCCACCGCTCCCGCGCCACCTTCACCTCCGGCGCGGACCTCGGCTACGAGAACCTGCTGCGGGCCGAGCTCGGCGAGGCGGCCCTGGCCCGCTTCGACGCGCGGCTGCGGGAGCTCGGCCTGGACCCGGCCGAGTACCTGCTGATGCCGGTCCACCCCTGGCAGTGGTGGAACAAGCTCTCCGTCACCTTCGCCGCCGAGGTGGCCCAGCGCCGCCTCGTCGTGCTCGGCGAGGGCGACGACGAGTACCTGGCCCAGCAGTCGATCCGTACGTTCTTCAACACCAGCGACCCGGCCAAGCACTATGTGAAGACGGCGATGTCCGTCATCAACATGGGCTTCATGCGCGGTCTGTCCGCCGCGTACATGGAGGCCACGCCCGCCATCAACGACTGGCTGGCCGGCCTCATCGCCGGGGACGACGTGCTGAAGGCCGCGCGCTTCTCGATCATCCGCGAGCACGCGGCGGTCGGCTACCGGCACCTGGAGTACGAGGCCGCCACCGACCGCTTCTCCCCGTACCGCAAAATGCTCGCCGCGCTCTGGCGGGAGAGCCCGGTGGCGACGCTGGAGGACGGCGAACGGCTCGCCACGATGGCCTCGCTGCTCCACGTCGACCGCGCGGGCAAGTCCTTCGCGGGCGCGCTGATCGGTGAGTCGGACCTGGCGCCTGAGGTGTGGCTGCGCCGCTACCTCGACGCCTATCTGCTGCCGGTGCTGCACTCCTTCTACGCCTACGACCTCGTCTACATGCCGCACGGCGAGAACGTCATCCTCGTCATCGGCGAGGACGGGGCGGTGCGACGCGCGATCTTCAAGGACATCGCCGAGGAGATCTGTGTGATGGACCCGGACGCGGTCCTTCCGCCGGTGGTGGAGCGGGTGCGCGCCGAGGTCCCCGAGTCCATGAAGCTGCTGTCGATCTTCACCGACGTCTTCGACTGCTTCTTCCGCTTCCTCGGTGCCACGCTGGCGACGGAGGGCGTGGTGAGCGAGGAGGCGTTCTGGCGGACGGTCGCGCAGTGCGTCACCGCGTACCAGGAGTCGGCGCCGCACCTGGCCGACAAGTTCGCCCAGTACGACATGTTCGCCGACGAGTTCGCGCTGTCCTGCCTCAACCGGCTCCAGCTGCGCAACAACAAGCAGATGGTGGATCTGGCGGACCCGTCGGGCGCGCTCCAGTTGGTGGGCACCCTGGAGAACCCGATCGCACGGTTCCGGTAG